A window of Lawsonia intracellularis PHE/MN1-00 genomic DNA:
ACATGGATCTGGATACGTGCAAACCCTAACAGTATAGTCTGTCATAGTACAACATGGGGAAGGACAAGTTCCTCTATCAATATCTTCATTTGTCATATGTGGATCAGTAGCTTGTCCAGAAAATGATTGAGGTTGTGTTGTGATTGGGAGGTGTGATGTACTTGAGGTCAAATGGTGTTGAGCTAATCGACTTGACTGATGTTCGCTAATATTGCTTGTTATTCTGCTTGATGATTGGCAACACATTGCTGAAGTAGCATATAAACATGAACTTAATGGACCACCTATTGCAGCCCCAATTCCAGCTCCAATTCCACATGCTGCAGCCATGTCTGGGCAGGGAGCACCTGTTGCTGCACTAGTGACAAGACCAACTCCAGCGCCAAGGAGTCCACCAGCTGAAATCCCTAAACCTGTAACTTTAACCATGTCTTTATCACATGTAACATAGGGAGAATCTTGTTGACATCCATGTGTTTTACAAAGTGAACATGCTGTTCCTAATGCTGCGCCAGCAACAGAACCACCAAGACAAGTTCCAGCTCCCACAGACCCTGTCGCAGGACAAGCACAGCTTGTCATTGCACCAAATGGAATCATCCCTGCTCCAATACCAAGACCAGCACCAATACATGCTCCTTTCAGGCAGGCGTCAAGACTATTTTTATCACAGGGAGGACAACATTCTTGAGGACTAGAAAGTCCTCTTGTAACTTCTACGGAACTACTCCCAGAACTTACTGATGGACTAGATGAACCAAAGCCTGAAGATTGTGGCTGACTTGTAATTGGTGAAGAGCCACCAGAGCTTCCTCCTGAGTGATGAGTACCACCATCAGGACCAAGTTTAAGGCATAGGGGTTTAGGTGATTTACCATTACCATTGTTCATAGCTAGGAGTTCACTGCTTCCACAAAATAAGCAAAAAAAAGGTAATAGTAATATAGCTATTGTTTGTTGTAAAAGTGTTTTGGTTAGCTTTATATGTTTTGGTATTCTAAAAATTTTATGTATTTTTTTATCATATACTGTATGTAATATTGTATTAAATGTTTGGGCCTTATATATACATATGTTTCTTATCAGCTGTTGAAAGGTATCTGATAAGTTCATAATATATTGTGATATAAGGTTTTTCATATTTGGTTCCCTTAGTATAATGGTTAATATTAGTGTGTAGTTGTGATTTTATTTTTTGATATATTACTAAGCATATTATATTACTTTTATTTAAAACGTGTTACTATTAGGTAATAATATGTTACGTAGTGTAGGGTATCCTCTTTTGTTTTTTGTTTATGAATGCTCTATGAGATAGATAAAAAAGAAGAAGTCATAAGTCGGATTATGACTATTGGTAGTATTCCTCTTTTTTAAGAAAAAATGAGTATAGCAAATGTTTTTATCAAACATTTCACTTCATAACTCCAACCATAATATATGGAAGTTTCTATCTACATAATAAATAAAGGCGCAGTACAATCAGCGTGTTAATTATCTATATTTAAAGGATAATTTATTCAAGTAGTTGTAGGAGGTTTTTTAGCTTCCCTATGAAGGCTATAAACATAACTTGTTGTAAATAATGTATTTTATAAATAGAATATATAAAATTTATTATATCAATATATACAGTAGAATTATGGTATCCTAAAAATTAAAGAAGATTGGTATATGGTATTTGAATATTTCACATAGCTATAATGATGTAATACGATATATTGTAGATATAATAGATATGTTATAGTCCTTTAAGGATAGTATCTTATTTATTACTATTATCTTTTTTATGTAGAAAATATTTTTTAAATACTTCTATAACAAAATACACAACATTTTTACTAATATACCTCTATTATAGTAGATTCATATTACGTATCTATATAGTAGATACACTAAAAAATATAGATTAACTTATCCATTAGCCACTCTTTATCTTTATAGTTTTTTTATATCAGCTGACATTCTTCAATCTTTTTTAAAACAGTAATCGTTTTATGGTGTCAAACATGAACTAGTTACAAAAGATGTAACACATAACACTATATTCAAATATCCAAGGCTCATTAAATATAGACAAGATATCTAACTAGCAGACAATTATTGAAAGAAATTATCTTGTTAATTTTAGTATTGGGGGGTGTATGAACAGGACATTAGTTTCTCTAATGGCTGAAGTTCCAGTGGATTCCATAGAAGACGAGCAGGGTTTAATACATGTGTTTCCTTTGGGAAGCTTTACAGCTCGTGATGGACCTCCTGGGACATTAGGCGTGCCAGCAACGTCATGGCAGCTTACTTTGTCTGGAGCACAGGAGGTTATACGACGTTGGGAGACACGTAAGACACCTCTTGTGATTGATTATGAACACCAAACATATGAAACAAAAGGAAACGGTCAACCAGCACCTGCTGCTGGTTGGATAACACGTTTACTTCTTCGTGAGAATGGAATGTTTGCAGGTGTAGAATGGACCTCAAGGGCTAAAGAATACATACGAGCAGGGGAATATAAATATATTTCTCCCACATTTCTTTTTGATGCAACAACAGGAGAAGTATTAGAGCTTTGTAGTGCAGCACTGACAAATATGCCTGCTTTAGATGGAATGGAACCTGTAAAAGCTAAAACACATACTACAATACAACTTCCTAAGAAGAAATATTCACATACTGGGTCTAACCCTCTACAGGAAAAAGGTGGAGCTCTTCACTTAGCAATGGAATTTTGTGAAAAGGGAGAAACCGATCTG
This region includes:
- a CDS encoding phage protease, coding for MNRTLVSLMAEVPVDSIEDEQGLIHVFPLGSFTARDGPPGTLGVPATSWQLTLSGAQEVIRRWETRKTPLVIDYEHQTYETKGNGQPAPAAGWITRLLLRENGMFAGVEWTSRAKEYIRAGEYKYISPTFLFDATTGEVLELCSAALTNMPALDGMEPVKAKTHTTIQLPKKKYSHTGSNPLQEKGGALHLAMEFCEKGETDLFKENVSSLEASATAFLEEIKKTQGQQKRSKKNRSVSTKSNIQQEASSDRFSELMGLYHEAQKEVVSLKERIKEYECKEESLKLEQCIEKALSDGRLQHSCEAWARACAVSYPEVLRAFLEASTSMAALVSMQTRQGSHISQSGYGQSALLSTEEEHVRSQLGMSVETFIKHKKECQ